The DNA region CGGCGGACAGCAGCGCCGCCGAGCCGCAGACCACGAACCCGATCGCGTAACCGTGCCCCAGCGCGTCCAGGGCCAGCGGATGCAGGTCGGCCAGCTTCGGCGAGGCCGCGGAGGCGCCGCCCACCGCGAGCGGACCGCCCTCGCGCAGCACCGCGGAGCCGGCGCCCTTGACCGGACCGGCCAGCGCCGAGCCGTGCAGCGTGGAGGAGAAGCTGCTCGCCGCCCGGCTCAGGGCGACGGCGCCGATGATCGCGGGGCCGAGCGTGAAACCGAAGTCGCGCAGCAGATTGGTCGTCGCGCTCGCCATCCCGGCCAGACGCACCGGCACGGTGTTGACGGCTGTCGCGGTGATCGACGAGACGGTCACGGCGAAGCCCAGGCCGACCAGGCCGAGCGGCACGATCAGCGACACGAAGGCGCGGTCGGTGATCGGCAGGGTGGCCGCCCAGTAGTCGCCGGCGGCCATCAGCAGCAGGCCGGCCCCAGGAGCAGTTGCGGCGCCACCGTCCTCAGCAGCCGCTCCGTGAGGGGCAGCATGACCAGGGCGATGCCGTTGAGCAGCAGGAAGGCCATGGCGGTCCGCATCGGCGGCTGGTCCTGGACCGGACCGAGCCGGATGCTGACGCCGTACGCGGTGCCCAGGAACGCGAACATGCCGATCACGGCCACCAGGGAGGCCACCGCGAAGGACCGGTTGCGGAACAGCGCCAGGCGCAACAGCGGGGACTTCACCCGCAGTTCCGCGACCACGAACGCGGTCAGGAACACCGCCGACAGCACGAAGGCGGCGACGATCGAGGTGGAGCCCCAGCCGTCCGTCGGTCCCTGGATGATGGCGTAGAGCAGGGCGAACAGGCCGAGACCGATGGTGACCTGCCCCGCCGGGTCCAGTGAACGGCCCTCTGGTGCACGGGAGTTGATCGCGAACTTGGCGCTGACCACAGCGCTGGCGGCGCCGATGACAGTCACCACGATGAACGACCAGCGCCACGAACCGTACGTGGCGGTGATGCCGCCGAGCAGCGGGGCGAGGAAGCCGCCGGTGGACAGCAGCGCCGCCCACAGGGCGATCACCCGGGCCCGCTGGGCGTGCGAGGCGGTGCCGGCGGCGAGCATCGCCAGCGAGGTCGGGAAGAGCGCCGCCGCGCCGAGCCCGGCCAGCGCCTGGCCGACCCACAGCTGGTGGATCCCCGAGGCGGTGGTGCTGACCAGCTCGCCCGTCGCGAGCAGCGCGGCGCCGCCGACCAGCAGCCTCTTGCGGCCGAACAAGTCGCCCAGCAGACCGAACGTCAGCTCCAGCACGGCCACCGGCAGCAGGAACGCATCGGAGATCCAGGTCAGTTGGGAGCCGACCGGGTGCAGGTCGCTCTGGAACAGCCCGTTGAGAGTGGCCGGGATGGCCAGGCCGATCTGGGCGAGACACACGGCGAGCAGCCCTGCGGCCAGGGTGCCCTTGCTCAGGCCGGGCCCGGAGGTGGCGGTGGCGGACGCGGCGTCGGTCGTCGTTGACACGGTGCGCTCCTCGGGGGTTCAGCGCCGGACGCCGGAGAGGTCGCCGGGCCGGTAGGGGACGAACGCCGCGCCGCCCAGGTTCAGTTCGACGGCGCCGCGCTGGAGCCGGCGGGGGTGGCGGCGTCATCCCAGCGCCCGGTGTCCAGGCGGTGCTCCAGCGCGTGCAGCGAGGCGACGATCTCCGCGGTGGTGAAGTTGCAGTGGCCCTGCCGGGCGACATAGGCCTGCCGCAAGCGCGCCGAGTCGCCCGAGGCGCGCACCCGCCGCGCGAATGCGTTCTCCTGCTCCACGGGGACGAGCTGGTCCGCGGTGGTGTGCACGTCGAGCAGCGGAACGGCCAGGCCCTGTCCGGCGGTCGAGGTGCGGCGCAGGCTCCGCACGGCGGCCGGGCTCGCGGTGGTGTGCGCGCCGCGGGTCAGCGCGGTCAGGTCGTCGCGCAGGCTCAGCCCGGCCTGCCGGTACAGGGCCTCGACCTGCGGGGCGCGGACGGAGGCGTGCAGCAGCGCGGCGTAGTCGACGCCCGCGTTCCAGGAGGTGTTGCCCCCGGCGGCCTGCTCCACCGACCAGCGGGCCGGGACGATGAAGGACAGCAGACCCTGGGCGATCCACTCGTACTGCTGCGCCTCCTGGCCCGCGTAGTCGCCGGGAGCCGGGGCGTCTTGGCCGGGCGCCCAGTCCGCGAGGTTGAGATACGCCGCGGCCAGCGCGATCCGGGCCCGCCCCGACGGCGTCTGCTGCGCGGCGGCCACGGCGGCGGTGAGCCGGCCGGCGAGGGCGCCGGCCTCGTCCGCGCTGCCGAATCCGACGAGGCGCTCGGCGTCGGCGGGGTCGAAGAAGGAGGCCAGCGTGTACTCGGCGTCGAGTTGGTAGTCGTCCAGGTCCACACCGCCCGCGACCAGCCCGCACAGCCCGAGCGCGCCGTCGACGCGTCCGGCGCCGTCCCGGGCGATCTGGGCGTTGACCAGGCCGCCCATCGACTCGCCGACGGAGATGACCCGGTCCGGTTCGCCGACCTGCTCGCGGAACGCCGCGAGCGCGGCGAGCTGGTCGCGCTCGGCCGACCGCAGCGCCCACATCGAGCCGCCGGGGTCGTAGGAGGAGCCGACCAGCGCGTAGCCCTCGGCCAGCAGTTCGGCCTTCGCCGGGTCGCTCGGCGCGTCGGCGGCGGTGAGCGGCCCGAAGCCGTGGCTGTAGAGCAGGACGGTGCCGTTCCAGCGCGCGGGCAGGTCCGCGATCCAGGCGGCGCCGTCCGCGAGGGTGCCGGACGACTGGCTGCTCGACGGCTGCGTGCGGGGAAGCCGCGTGCTCGCGGGGTGTGCGCCGGTCGCCGCGTCGGCGGCGACGGCCGGGACGGCGAGGGAGAGCAGGAGGGCCGCGCAGCCCGCGGCAAGTGCACGAGAGGGCAGTCGGGGCATGGGAAGGCTCCACATTCCGGGCGGGTGAGCGAGCCGAAGTGCGACGAATGTAGGGCTGTCTCATGATGGCCGTCAACGCAGTGACGAATATTGTTCAGTCGAGGTCGAGGGTGTCCAGCAACTGCGCCGCGGACTGCGCGGCGGGGCGCTCCCAGCGGCGGGCCAGGCCGCGGAAGACGGACTCCGCCCGTGCGGCCGGCCAGTCCGCCGGCAGGTGCTCGGCGGGAAGGTGCGGGTCCTGCCGGACCAGGCCGAGCCAGTCGGTGTGCAGCAGGAGTTGGCCGGCGAGTTCGCCGGGGAAGCCGGGGACCGGATCGGTGCGGTCCCAGCGCTCCAGGAAGGACCGGTAGCGCGCGCCGATAGCGGGCACGTCGAACGCCTGCTCCAGCACCTCGCGGACCTCGGTCGGCTCCGCCACGGACGCCCGGAAGACCCGCAGGTACGCCTCCAGGCCGAGTCCGGCCACCGCCTCGCGCACGTCCACCGGCGCCGGGGCCACCCACAGGCCGTTCTGCAGCGGGCCGAAACCCGCCCAGATCAACCGGGAGCGCAGGTCGTGGCGTTCGCTGCGCCAGGCTTCGGGGAGGGAGAAGCCGACCATGGTCCACCGGCCGTCCCAGTCGCGGTTGACCGCGCCGGTGCGCCACACCCTGTCCCGGCCGTCGGTCAGCACCTGGACCGCGTGCGGGGTGAGCCCGAAGTAGGTCTTGCGGCCGTGCCGGTGCCGCTCCAGCAGGGCGCGCTTGACCATCCGGTTCAGGGTGGTGCGCACCGCCTCCTCGCCGACCCCCACCTGGCCGAGCACCGCGATGACGCTGCCGGAGGAGACCGCGAACGGCCGCCCGAGCAGGTGGATGCCGAAGAAGGACAGCATCAGGGACCGGGCGCGCGGTTCGGGCGCGTCGGCGGGCGGGCCGGCAGGCGCGTCGGCGGGCGGGGCGGTGCTGGTCACGGGCCCAGCGTAGAGCCGCGGGTCGCATGCCGGGGAACGTACGCCGCCGTCGTGACCGCCGTCCGGAAGTGGACGCATGTCAGCGCGGTGCGGACGGCCGGGAGCCGCTCACCACTGCGAGGTCGGCGCCGATGCGCTCCGCGGTCTCGCGCAGCGCCGGCAGGACGCGCGTGCGCGCCTCCTGCGCGGAGGTGCGCCCGGCGTGCAGCGAGACGTTGGCCGCCGCGACCACCGAGCCCTCGCGGCCGAGCACGGGAACGGCGATGGACCGCACGCCCTCCTCCAACTCCTGGTCCACCAGCGCGTATCCGTCCTCGGCGACGCGGTCGAGCACGGCGGACAGCCGGTCCGGGTCCGTCAGGGTGAGGCCGGTGAGCGGTGCCAGGCCGGCGCGCGCGAGCCACCGCGCGCGCTCGGCGGCGGGCAGCCCGGCCAGCAGCACCCGGCCCAGGGACGTGGCGTGCGCGGGCAGGCGCGTCCCCACGGTCACCGACACCCGCATGGTCCGGCTGGCGGCCACCCGGCCGACGTAGCGGATGTCCTCCCCGTCCAGGACCGCCACCGAGGCGGAGTCGTGCACCCGGCGCACCAGTTCCGTCAGGTGCGGCTCGGCGATCTCGCCCAGCGAGAGGCCGGCCAGCGGCGCGTAACCGAGGTCCAGCACCCGGGGCAGCGGCGTGAACAGCCCGTCGTGCGCGTCGACGTAGCCGAGGTTCCGCAGCGTCAGCAGCGAGCGGCGGGCGGTGGCCCGGGCCAGCCCCGTGGCGTGGGCGACCGCGGACAGCGTCATCCCCCGGGGGTCCTCGCCGAGCGCGGCGAGCACGGCCAGACCGCGGGCCAGGGACTGCAGATACTGCGGCCCGGACTCCCGCTTGGCCTCGGCGGTCCGGTCGGCGACGGGCGCGCCGACCCCGCCGGGCCCGGCGAGCCCGCCGCCGACCCCGCCGACCCCGCCGGGCCCTGCGGCGGGCGAGCCGAGGGCCGCCGTCATCCGGTCGGCCGTGCGCCGCAGCCGGTCCAGCGTGTGCTCGCGCAGCTCGTCGGCGCTGTGCCGGCTGGTGTGGCTGACGATGCTCAGCGCGCAGACGATCCCGCCGTCCGGGGCGCGGACCGGCACGGCGACGGCGATTAGGCCCGGCTCGATCAACTGGTCGTCCACCGCCCAGCCCCGCTCCCCGGCGGCGGCCGCCAGCGCGCGGAAGTCGTCGTGCGAGGGGCGGGGCGCGGTACGCGGGGGCACGGCCGGGAAGCCCTCGTCCCGCGGGTCGGCCGCCCACCGCTCCCGCCAGGCCGCCCACTGGCCGGCCGACCAGCCGGCCGCGAACAGCGGGCCCGGCGCGCAGCGCTCCGCGGGCAGCGCGTCCCCGACCCGGAACGCGACGGACAGCGCCCGCCGCCGGGTCTCCTGCACCACGAAGCGGACCGCGTCGCCGTCCGGGACGGCGAGGGAGACCGACTCGTCGAGTTCCCGCGCCAGTTCGGCGGCGAGCGGGCCGAGCACGGCGGGGAGGGCGCTGGCGCGCAGATACGCCGCGCCGAGCACCATCAGCCGCGGCGCGAGGACGAGCTCCCGCTCCTCCTCGCGCAGGTAGCCGAGCCGGACCAGGGTGGCGGCGATGCGGTCCACCGGGGAGCGGGCCAGCCCGGTCGCCTTCGCCAGCTCGCTCGGCCGCAGCCGGCCGCCCGGCGCGTGCGCGAGCACGCGGAGCACGGCGAGACCGCGCTCGAGTGGGCCGACGGAGGCGTCGGCGCTGCCGGTGGACGGCATAGGACCTCCATGGACGCTGCTGGGTCCGGCACACCGTACCCGCAGGTCGCATCGTCGCCGACCTGTTGACAGCGGACCGCGCCGGGGCAGAGACTCGCGGCCATGAATATTGAACGATAGTTCATCAGGCGAACACAGGCGATCGCAGAGGGGCTGGCATGACACCCGACCAGAGCACCATCGACGCGGAGATGGCCGCCGTCCGGCCGGACGGCAGAGCGCATCCCCGCCGCGGCTACACCCCCTACCGCAGCAGCGTGCTGCGCCACCCCAGACAGCCCCTGGTCGTGGTCGAGGACCCGGAGGCCGTGGAGCT from Actinacidiphila sp. DG2A-62 includes:
- a CDS encoding MFS transporter gives rise to the protein MSTTTDAASATATSGPGLSKGTLAAGLLAVCLAQIGLAIPATLNGLFQSDLHPVGSQLTWISDAFLLPVAVLELTFGLLGDLFGRKRLLVGGAALLATGELVSTTASGIHQLWVGQALAGLGAAALFPTSLAMLAAGTASHAQRARVIALWAALLSTGGFLAPLLGGITATYGSWRWSFIVVTVIGAASAVVSAKFAINSRAPEGRSLDPAGQVTIGLGLFALLYAIIQGPTDGWGSTSIVAAFVLSAVFLTAFVVAELRVKSPLLRLALFRNRSFAVASLVAVIGMFAFLGTAYGVSIRLGPVQDQPPMRTAMAFLLLNGIALVMLPLTERLLRTVAPQLLLGPACC
- a CDS encoding alpha/beta hydrolase — translated: MPRLPSRALAAGCAALLLSLAVPAVAADAATGAHPASTRLPRTQPSSSQSSGTLADGAAWIADLPARWNGTVLLYSHGFGPLTAADAPSDPAKAELLAEGYALVGSSYDPGGSMWALRSAERDQLAALAAFREQVGEPDRVISVGESMGGLVNAQIARDGAGRVDGALGLCGLVAGGVDLDDYQLDAEYTLASFFDPADAERLVGFGSADEAGALAGRLTAAVAAAQQTPSGRARIALAAAYLNLADWAPGQDAPAPGDYAGQEAQQYEWIAQGLLSFIVPARWSVEQAAGGNTSWNAGVDYAALLHASVRAPQVEALYRQAGLSLRDDLTALTRGAHTTASPAAVRSLRRTSTAGQGLAVPLLDVHTTADQLVPVEQENAFARRVRASGDSARLRQAYVARQGHCNFTTAEIVASLHALEHRLDTGRWDDAATPAGSSAAPSN
- a CDS encoding PaaX family transcriptional regulator, translating into MTSTAPPADAPAGPPADAPEPRARSLMLSFFGIHLLGRPFAVSSGSVIAVLGQVGVGEEAVRTTLNRMVKRALLERHRHGRKTYFGLTPHAVQVLTDGRDRVWRTGAVNRDWDGRWTMVGFSLPEAWRSERHDLRSRLIWAGFGPLQNGLWVAPAPVDVREAVAGLGLEAYLRVFRASVAEPTEVREVLEQAFDVPAIGARYRSFLERWDRTDPVPGFPGELAGQLLLHTDWLGLVRQDPHLPAEHLPADWPAARAESVFRGLARRWERPAAQSAAQLLDTLDLD
- a CDS encoding IclR family transcriptional regulator domain-containing protein, with the translated sequence MPSTGSADASVGPLERGLAVLRVLAHAPGGRLRPSELAKATGLARSPVDRIAATLVRLGYLREEERELVLAPRLMVLGAAYLRASALPAVLGPLAAELARELDESVSLAVPDGDAVRFVVQETRRRALSVAFRVGDALPAERCAPGPLFAAGWSAGQWAAWRERWAADPRDEGFPAVPPRTAPRPSHDDFRALAAAAGERGWAVDDQLIEPGLIAVAVPVRAPDGGIVCALSIVSHTSRHSADELREHTLDRLRRTADRMTAALGSPAAGPGGVGGVGGGLAGPGGVGAPVADRTAEAKRESGPQYLQSLARGLAVLAALGEDPRGMTLSAVAHATGLARATARRSLLTLRNLGYVDAHDGLFTPLPRVLDLGYAPLAGLSLGEIAEPHLTELVRRVHDSASVAVLDGEDIRYVGRVAASRTMRVSVTVGTRLPAHATSLGRVLLAGLPAAERARWLARAGLAPLTGLTLTDPDRLSAVLDRVAEDGYALVDQELEEGVRSIAVPVLGREGSVVAAANVSLHAGRTSAQEARTRVLPALRETAERIGADLAVVSGSRPSAPR